In Juglans microcarpa x Juglans regia isolate MS1-56 chromosome 8D, Jm3101_v1.0, whole genome shotgun sequence, the following are encoded in one genomic region:
- the LOC121241838 gene encoding UDP-glycosyltransferase 73E1-like: protein MAPQYSGADHQLHFVMIPLMCPGHIIPMADMARLLAQRGVIITIITTTLNVIRIKPIIGHAIESGLPIRIVQLRLQLHEVGLPEGCESIDTIPSRSLFGNFFAAVNKLQQPLEELLEDMEPTPSCILADKNLPWIADVAGKFNIPRLLFDGTGCFNLLCCHSLHASQVHVNASDSEFFVVPGLPERIELTKAQLPSGLNPSMQDFKDLHAKIRASEEGAYGIVINSFEELESAYVKEYRKAKGDNKVWCIGPVSLSNKTDLEKAQRGTLCRLTPLQLIELGLGLEACNRPFLWVIRGDNGKEELEKWILEDGFEERTNRRGLLIRGWAPQVLILSHPAIGGFLTHCGWNSTLEAICAGVPMVTWPLFADQFFNEKLVVQVLKIGERVGNEIAVPVGEDAKSGVLVKRKKVRETIQKIMTEGKEGEERRERVRKLAEMAREATEKGGSSFLNITSLIEDIRKLGMGIQA, encoded by the exons ATGGCACCACAATATTCAGGCGCCGACCACCAGCTTCACTTTGTGATGATACCGTTGATGTGTCCGGGACATATTATTCCCATGGCCGACATGGCCAGGCTGTTGGCACAACGTGGTGTTATCATCACCATTATTACAACAACCTTAAATGTCATCCGAATCAAGCCGATCATCGGCCATGCCATTGAATCTGGGCTCCCAATCCGAATTGTCCAGCTCCGGTTGCAACTCCATGAGGTGGGCTTGCCAGAGGGATGTGAAAGCATTGATACAATCCCTTCACGCAGCTTGTTTGGGAACTTCTTTGCTGCTGTTAATAAGCTGCAACAACCGCTGGAAGAATTACTTGAAGACATGGAACCGACTCCGAGTTGCATATTGGCCGACAAGAATCTTCCTTGGATAGCTGATGTTGCTGGAAAGTTTAACATACCAAGACTTTTATTTGATGGCACAGGTTGTTTCAATCTCTTATGCTGTCATAGTTTGCATGCATCTCAGGTCCATGTGAATGCCTCCGATTCAGAGTTCTTTGTAGTGCCAGGTTTACCTGAAAGAATTGAGTTAACTAAAGCACAACTACCATCAGGCTTGAATCCCTCCATGCAAGATTTTAAAGATCTTCATGCAAAGATAAGAGCATCTGAAGAAGGAGCTTATGGAATAGTGATCAACAGTTTTGAGGAGTTGGAATCAGCATATGTTAAGGAGTATCGCAAGGCAAAAGGAGATAATAAAGTTTGGTGCATTGGCCCGGTTTCACTATCCAACAAGACGGACTTAGAGAAGGCTCAGAGAG GAACCCTTTGCCGCCTCACACCATTACAACTAATAGAGCTTGGTCTAGGCTTGGAAGCTTGCAACAGGCCCTTTCTCTGGGTCATTAGAGGTGATAATGGAAAAGAAGAGCTGGAGAAGTGGATATTAGAGGATGGTTTTGAAGAGAGAACAAATAGGAGAGGCCTCTTGATTCGGGGTTGGGCTCCTCAAGTACTGATTTTGTCACACCCTGCAATCGGAGGGTTTTTGACCCATTGCGGCTGGAACTCAACGCTAGAAGCGATTTGTGCTGGTGTGCCAATGGTGACATGGCCTCTTTTTGCAGACCAGTTTTTTAATGAGAAGTTGGTTGTGCAAGTTTTGAAGATTGGTGAGAGAGTAGGGAATGAGATAGCTGTCCCCGTGGGAGAGGATGCAAAATCTGGAGTCTtggtgaagaggaagaaagttAGGGAAACTATACAAAAGATAATGACCGAAGGAAAAGAAggggaagagagaagagaacGAGTAAGAAAGCTTGCAGAGATGGCAAGGGAGGCAACAGAAAAGGGCGGATCTTCATTCCTTAACATTACATCCTTAATCGAAGATATAAGGAAACTAGGCATGGGCATTCAAGCTTAA